The DNA region CCATCCGATGTTTGAGCGCCTGAAAGGATCCGACCGGGCGTCCGAACGCGTAGCGATTCATGATGAACTCGAACGTGATGTCGAAGGCGCGGTCGGCACTTCCGAGCTGCTCGAACGCCATCATGACCGCCGCACGGGTGAACACGCTCTGGGCGATAGACCAACCTGCCCCGGCAGCGCCCAGCCGTGTGGCCGGTGCGTCGTCGAACACGAGCTTTGCCTGAGGTCGCGTCGGATCGATCGACTCCAGCTTGCTGCACTCGACGCCCGCGGCACGCAGGTCAACGATCACCAGCGACTGGCCATCACCTTCGTTCGCCAGCACGATGGCGAAATCTGCGCTGTCAGCGTCCGGCACCGGCAGTTTCGTGCCCGAGAGCTTGCCGTTCGAAAACGTCGCACCAATCGACTTCTCGGTGAGGGTTCCGGGTTTTTCGCTGATTGCCATGGTGCCTATCAGATCACCACCGGCGATCCCGGTCAAATATTGCGTCTTCTGCTCGGCGGTTCCTTCGCGAGCAATTGCCTCGGCTGCGAGATAAACCGTGGACCCGAATGGGATTGGCGTGAGAGCCCGTCCGATCTCACCCGCGATCATGGCGAGTTCGAGATAGCCGTAGCCCGCGCCTCCGTACTCTTCAGGAATCGCAACGCCCAGCCAACCCAGTTCGGCAACGCCCTTCCAGAGATCCTTGCTGTAGCCGGTGTCGCCCTCCAACACGTCTCGCATGAGACCCAACGACGAATGCTCGGTGAGGTACTCCCTCGCCGTGTGCTGAAGCAGTTTCTGCTCCTCTGAGAAATCAAAATTCATGTGCGGACCTTCTTTTTGTTTTTGGCGCGGTTGTCAGTGTGGTCGATGATGTTGTTGTTGATATTGCCGTTGATATTGAAATCAGTTTCCTGTCCACGCGGGTTCGCGTTTTTCGACGAACGCGCGCGGTCCTTCCTTTGCATCGTTGGATGCGAACACCTCGCGCAACGGCTGCTTCTGATGTTTCCAGAACTCCTCTTCCGTGCGCCCAAATGAATCGACGATGAGCCGCTTCGAAGCCGCGACCCCGAGCGGAGCGTTCTGCGCAATGCGGGTCGCCAACTTGATCGCCTCGGCTGCCGCCTGGCCGGGTTCCGCAAGCCGAGCGACGAGACCGTATTCGTGGGCCTTCGCAGCGCTGATCGGATCTCCCGTCAACGCCATCTCCATCGCGACGCCATAAGGGACAACCCGGGGCAAGCGCATCAATGCACCACCCGCGGCAAAGAGTCCCACGCCCACTTCGGGAATACCGAACCGAACGTTGTTGGCCGCGACGAGCAGATCGCAACTCAATGCGATCTCGAGTCCACCCGCCAGGGCAAAGCCCTCGATCGCGGCGATCAACGGCTTCTGTGCGCCGTTGCGCAAGAATTGGTCGAACCCCTTGGGCGGACCTTCGCTGGCAAAGGCCTTGAGATCCATCCCCGACGAGAACCCGTTGCCGGCCCCGGTCAATACTCCCGCGCTGAGCCCGTTGTCCGAATCGAGTTCTTCGATCGCCGCGACCAATGCGCCGGCCAGCGCCGAGTTCACGGCGTTGCGTGCTTCAGGGCGATTGAGCGTGATCAGCAACACGCGATCGCGCCGTTCTACGAGGACTTCATCTGCCATGAATCGCTCCTTGATTCATTTAGGGGGAAGGCGCACGCCACCGTC from Myxococcales bacterium includes:
- a CDS encoding acyl-CoA/acyl-ACP dehydrogenase, whose product is MNFDFSEEQKLLQHTAREYLTEHSSLGLMRDVLEGDTGYSKDLWKGVAELGWLGVAIPEEYGGAGYGYLELAMIAGEIGRALTPIPFGSTVYLAAEAIAREGTAEQKTQYLTGIAGGDLIGTMAISEKPGTLTEKSIGATFSNGKLSGTKLPVPDADSADFAIVLANEGDGQSLVIVDLRAAGVECSKLESIDPTRPQAKLVFDDAPATRLGAAGAGWSIAQSVFTRAAVMMAFEQLGSADRAFDITFEFIMNRYAFGRPVGSFQALKHRMADLYSDRELARSNCYYAAWALENDDKELPIAAATAKISASDAFENMVVEMIQMHGGVGFTWEYDCHLFYRRAKVLAHTLGTTDEWREKLIVQLIEQAA
- a CDS encoding crotonase/enoyl-CoA hydratase family protein, which gives rise to MADEVLVERRDRVLLITLNRPEARNAVNSALAGALVAAIEELDSDNGLSAGVLTGAGNGFSSGMDLKAFASEGPPKGFDQFLRNGAQKPLIAAIEGFALAGGLEIALSCDLLVAANNVRFGIPEVGVGLFAAGGALMRLPRVVPYGVAMEMALTGDPISAAKAHEYGLVARLAEPGQAAAEAIKLATRIAQNAPLGVAASKRLIVDSFGRTEEEFWKHQKQPLREVFASNDAKEGPRAFVEKREPAWTGN